Proteins from one Diorhabda carinulata isolate Delta chromosome 10, icDioCari1.1, whole genome shotgun sequence genomic window:
- the LOC130898912 gene encoding exonuclease GOR-like, which produces MMGYPTYSEEYRNIVTIEKKDSSNFKKTKGTVLNPSANDFVPGERTESTYRIDRVSYETFPIVDNISRTRKCSRCGKLFIITSRKYISTDCCFYHWGKLQRVVYNGKEERRYSCCSQSAIAEGCSTSEVHVWSGLINGINKFHGQFVSAPTPYLFLNREKYFKVYAIDCEMCFTVHGLEIAKVTVVGLGGDLIYSSFVRPESEIIDFNTRFSGITKDDIHLGTKSLREVQNDLMRFITSETILIGHGLENDLRALRLVHYLVVDTAKTFPHCQGFPYRRSLKHLCETILKKNIQGNAGGHDSFEDANACLELMMWRVRRDYFGQ; this is translated from the coding sequence ATGATGGGTTATCCAACATATTCAGAGGAATATCGTAACATTGTTACTATTGAAAAGAAAGATTCTAGTAACTTTAAGAAAACAAAGGGTACGGTATTGAACCCATCCGCAAACGATTTCGTACCTGGAGAGCGAACAGAATCAACCTATAGGATTGACAGAGTCTCTTACGAGACTTTTCCCATTGTAGACAACATTTCCAGAACACGAAAATGCAGCAGATGTGGtaaattattcatcattacatcgagaaaatatatttccacaGATTGCTGCTTTTACCACTGGGGTAAATTGCAGCGAGTGGTGTATAACGGAAAAGAGGAAAGGCGGTATAGCTGCTGCAGTCAGTCGGCAATAGCTGAAGGATGCAGTACAAGCGAAGTTCACGTTTGGAGCGGATTAATCAATGGTATTAACAAATTCCATGGACAGTTTGTTTCCGCTCCCACACCATACTTATTTTTAAATCGAGAGAAGTATTTCAAAGTGTACGCTATCGACTGTGAAATGTGCTTTACGGTCCACGGGCTGGAAATCGCTAAAGTGACCGTTGTAGGGTTGGGTGGTGATCTCATTTACAGTAGTTTTGTACGTCCCGAAagtgaaataattgatttcaatacTCGATTTTCTGGTATTACAAAGGATGACATCCATCTCGGTACAAAATCGTTGAGGGAAGTACAAAACGACTTGATGCGATTCATCACTAGCGAAACAATCCTTATCGGGCACGGCTTGGAAAATGACCTACGCGCCTTGAGACTAGTTCATTATTTAGTGGTAGATACTGCAAAAACCTTTCCTCACTGCCAAGGTTTTCCTTACAGGAGGTCCTTGAAGCATTTGTGTGAGACAATCTTGAAGAAGAACATCCAAGGAAATGCTGGGGGCCATGATAGTTTTGAGGACGCCAATGCTTGCTTGGAACTCATGATGTGGAGAGTGAGAAGAGATTATTTTGGTCAATGA